From a region of the Rouxiella sp. S1S-2 genome:
- the purT gene encoding formate-dependent phosphoribosylglycinamide formyltransferase, with the protein MLTIGTALRTDATRVMLLGSGELGKEVAIECQRLGLEVIAVDRYADAPAMQVAHRSHVVNMLDGEALKQLIESERPDFIVPEIEAIATSMLVELEKQGHNVVPCAEATRLTMNREGIRRLAAETLKLPTSTYRFADDEASFKQAVQEIGYPCIIKPVMSSSGKGQSLIRGEETLQAAWDYAQLGGRAGGGRVIIEGLVKFDFEITLLTISAVDGIHFCAPIGHRQEDGDYRESWQPQQMTELALQRAKDIAKSVVEALGGHGLFGVELFVCGDEVVFSEVSPRPHDTGMVTLISQDLSEFALHVRAFLGLPIGTIRQFGPAASAVILPELTSNNVSFSGLDRALVGSNQVRLFGKPEIVGKRRLGVALSIGDTVEQAVETAIRAAAAVVVKG; encoded by the coding sequence ATGTTAACCATTGGAACTGCACTGCGCACCGACGCTACCCGCGTCATGTTATTGGGCTCTGGCGAACTGGGCAAAGAGGTGGCCATTGAATGCCAACGTCTCGGTCTGGAAGTCATCGCCGTCGACAGATATGCCGATGCGCCTGCAATGCAGGTTGCCCACCGCAGCCATGTTGTCAACATGCTCGATGGCGAAGCGCTTAAACAGCTAATTGAAAGCGAACGCCCTGACTTTATCGTGCCGGAAATTGAAGCGATTGCCACCAGCATGCTGGTTGAGCTGGAAAAACAGGGTCACAACGTGGTGCCTTGCGCCGAAGCCACCCGCCTGACCATGAACCGCGAGGGTATCCGTCGTCTGGCCGCCGAAACGCTGAAATTACCGACCTCTACCTACCGCTTTGCCGATGACGAAGCCAGCTTTAAGCAGGCGGTGCAGGAAATTGGTTACCCGTGCATCATTAAGCCGGTAATGAGTTCTTCTGGTAAAGGACAGAGTCTGATCCGCGGCGAAGAAACGCTGCAGGCAGCATGGGACTACGCGCAGCTGGGTGGTCGTGCCGGCGGCGGTCGCGTAATCATTGAAGGCCTGGTGAAGTTTGATTTTGAGATAACCCTGCTGACCATTAGCGCCGTTGACGGCATTCACTTCTGCGCCCCTATTGGCCATCGTCAGGAAGACGGCGACTACCGCGAATCCTGGCAACCGCAGCAAATGACCGAACTGGCGTTACAGCGCGCGAAAGACATCGCCAAAAGCGTCGTTGAAGCACTGGGCGGTCATGGCCTGTTTGGCGTTGAACTGTTTGTTTGCGGTGATGAAGTGGTGTTTAGCGAAGTGTCCCCTCGCCCACACGACACCGGCATGGTGACGTTGATTTCTCAGGATCTTTCCGAATTTGCGCTGCACGTGCGCGCATTCCTTGGCCTGCCAATCGGGACTATTCGCCAGTTCGGCCCTGCCGCTTCTGCCGTAATTTTGCCTGAGCTGACCAGTAATAATGTGAGCTTCAGCGGTTTGGATCGGGCTTTGGTAGGATCGAATCAGGTGCGTTTATTTGGCAAACCAGAAATTGTCGGCAAACGTCGTTTAGGCGTAGCGCTGTCGATTGGCGATACCGTTGAGCAAGCCGTTGAAACGGCAATCAGGGCAGCCGCAGCGGTAGTCGTAAAGGGCTAA
- the cspC gene encoding cold shock-like protein CspC, producing MSKLTGQVKWFNESKGFGFITPADGSKDVFVHFSAIHSDGFKTLAEGQNVEFTIQDSPRGPSAANVVAL from the coding sequence ATGAGCAAGTTAACTGGTCAGGTAAAATGGTTCAACGAAAGCAAAGGTTTTGGTTTCATCACCCCTGCTGATGGTTCTAAAGACGTTTTCGTACATTTTTCTGCAATTCATAGCGATGGTTTCAAAACTCTGGCTGAAGGTCAGAACGTAGAATTCACCATTCAAGACAGCCCACGTGGCCCGTCTGCTGCCAACGTCGTCGCGCTGTAA
- the dbpA gene encoding ATP-dependent RNA helicase DbpA, producing the protein MSTHSFSTLTLPSEQLSNLEELGYAQMTPIQEASLPAILLGQDVRAKAKTGSGKTAAFGIGLLDKITVGDFVCQSLVLCPTRELADQVSKELRRLARFTQNIKILTLCGGQPIAPQLDSLVHQPHIVVGTPGRIQEHLRKGTLKLDKLKVLVLDEADRMLDMGFSEDIEDVVSYTPPSRQTLLFSATYPEGIDRISGKFQRQPLNVEIEGGDDVADIEQVFIEADRHSRLSLLAAVLYQHQPTSCVVFCNTKRDCQEVADTLASKGISVLALNGDLEQRDRDRVLIRFSNGSCRVLVATDVAARGLDIKQLGLVINYELSFDPEVHVHRVGRTGRAGTSGQAISLVAPQEMVRVHALEDYLNQKFKWQSASQSLSAAATTLEPEMVTLCIDGGRKAKIRPGDILGALTGDAGLTAADVGKIDMFPIHAYVAIRKNSAKKALQRLQEGKIKGKNCKAFLLR; encoded by the coding sequence TTGAGCACGCATTCTTTCTCCACCCTGACTTTGCCATCTGAACAACTTTCCAACCTTGAAGAGCTGGGCTATGCCCAAATGACGCCTATTCAGGAAGCCTCGCTGCCTGCGATTTTGCTCGGGCAAGACGTTCGCGCCAAGGCAAAAACCGGCAGTGGCAAAACGGCCGCCTTTGGTATTGGTTTGCTGGACAAAATTACCGTTGGCGATTTCGTTTGTCAGTCGCTGGTGCTGTGTCCAACCCGTGAACTGGCGGATCAGGTCAGTAAAGAACTCCGTCGCCTTGCGCGTTTCACTCAGAACATTAAAATTCTGACCCTGTGTGGTGGCCAGCCTATCGCGCCACAGCTCGACTCGCTGGTGCATCAGCCGCATATCGTCGTCGGCACGCCGGGACGCATTCAGGAACACCTGCGCAAGGGCACGCTCAAACTCGATAAGCTGAAAGTTTTAGTGCTTGATGAAGCCGATCGCATGCTCGATATGGGCTTTAGCGAAGACATCGAAGACGTGGTCAGCTACACGCCACCTTCTCGCCAGACGCTGCTGTTTTCCGCGACCTATCCGGAAGGCATCGATCGCATCAGCGGTAAGTTCCAGCGCCAGCCGCTGAACGTTGAAATTGAAGGCGGCGATGACGTGGCCGATATCGAGCAGGTGTTTATTGAAGCCGATCGCCACAGCCGTTTGTCGCTGCTGGCCGCCGTGCTTTATCAGCATCAGCCGACCTCGTGCGTTGTATTCTGCAACACCAAGCGCGACTGTCAGGAAGTGGCCGACACGTTGGCCAGCAAAGGCATTAGCGTGCTGGCGCTCAACGGTGATTTAGAACAGCGCGACCGCGACCGGGTATTGATTCGCTTCTCTAACGGCAGTTGCCGTGTGCTGGTCGCGACCGACGTGGCCGCGCGCGGTCTTGATATTAAACAGCTTGGGTTGGTGATTAACTACGAGCTGTCCTTCGACCCTGAAGTGCACGTGCACCGCGTAGGGCGTACCGGTCGCGCAGGCACCAGTGGCCAGGCAATTAGCCTGGTAGCGCCGCAGGAAATGGTGCGCGTTCACGCACTCGAAGATTACCTGAATCAGAAATTCAAATGGCAGTCAGCCTCGCAAAGCCTGTCTGCCGCGGCAACGACGCTTGAGCCAGAAATGGTGACGCTGTGCATCGACGGCGGTCGTAAAGCAAAAATTCGCCCGGGCGATATCCTCGGCGCACTGACCGGTGATGCGGGCCTGACTGCTGCCGACGTCGGAAAAATTGATATGTTCCCGATTCATGCCTATGTGGCAATCCGCAAAAATAGCGCCAAAAAAGCCTTACAGCGTTTGCAGGAAGGCAAAATCAAGGGCAAGAACTGTAAGGCCTTTTTGCTGCGTTAA
- a CDS encoding S9 family peptidase: MMTPPKAEKRPYPITTHGDTRVDDYYWLRDDERSDEDVLNYLQAENTWTEQVMQPHQALREALYQEMVDRIPQQDHSVPYVKHGYRYQTRYEPGNEYAIYFRQPAAESEQWQTLIDGNERAAEGEFYTLGGLDVSPDNAKLLVAEDFLSRRQYDIRVKNLSDGSWSEEVLSNTSGSAEWANDSKTLFYVRKHKTTLLPYQVYRHEVGTDPVDDVLIYEEKDDTFYVGLDKTTSERYILIHLDSTTTSEVLLLDADNPLAEPKMFLSRRKDHEYAFDHYLGNFYIRSNKDGKNFGLYKSETADEASWQTLIAARDDVMLEGFSLFRDWLVIEERQDGLTHLRQIHWKTSEEKSLTFDDPTYVTWLSFNPDPNTSLLRYGYSSMTTASSLFELDLDSGERTLLKQQEVKDFDSANYRSERVWVTARDGVKVPVSLVYRHELFKPGHNPLLIYAYGSYGSSMDPGFSGSRLSLLDRGFVFALAHIRGGADLGQQWYDDGKLFNKMNTFHDFIDVTEELVKQQFGAKDKVYAMGGSAGGLLMGAIINQAPTLYHGIVAQVPFVDVVTTMLDESIPLTTGEYDEWGNPNDKAYYDYILQYSPYDQVKAQDYPHMLVTTGLHDSQVQYWEPAKWVAKLRDLKTDNHQLLMYTDMDSGHGGKSGRFKAYEDIAMEYAFVIALNQQ, translated from the coding sequence ATGATGACACCTCCAAAGGCTGAAAAACGTCCGTATCCTATAACTACGCACGGCGATACGCGCGTGGACGACTATTATTGGCTGCGCGACGATGAGCGCAGCGATGAAGACGTGCTCAATTATCTTCAGGCTGAAAATACCTGGACCGAGCAGGTAATGCAGCCGCATCAGGCTTTGCGAGAGGCGCTGTATCAGGAAATGGTCGACCGTATTCCTCAGCAGGATCATTCAGTTCCTTATGTGAAGCACGGCTACCGTTATCAGACTCGCTATGAGCCGGGTAATGAGTATGCTATCTACTTTCGTCAACCCGCAGCAGAATCAGAGCAGTGGCAAACGCTCATCGACGGCAACGAACGCGCGGCTGAAGGTGAGTTTTACACGCTGGGTGGATTAGACGTCAGTCCGGATAATGCCAAACTGCTGGTGGCCGAAGATTTTCTGTCACGCCGCCAGTATGATATTCGCGTTAAAAATCTGAGCGACGGCAGCTGGTCTGAGGAAGTTCTGAGTAATACCTCAGGAAGTGCTGAGTGGGCCAACGACTCAAAAACCCTTTTCTATGTGCGCAAACACAAGACCACGCTGCTGCCTTATCAGGTTTATCGTCATGAAGTAGGGACCGACCCGGTGGACGATGTGCTGATTTATGAAGAGAAAGACGATACTTTTTACGTCGGCCTCGACAAAACCACCTCCGAGCGCTATATCCTTATTCATTTAGACAGCACGACGACCTCTGAAGTGTTGCTGCTCGACGCCGATAATCCTTTGGCCGAGCCAAAGATGTTTTTATCGCGCCGCAAAGACCATGAATACGCTTTCGATCATTATCTGGGTAACTTCTATATTCGCTCCAATAAAGACGGCAAAAACTTTGGTCTTTATAAAAGTGAAACCGCCGATGAAGCCAGCTGGCAGACGCTGATCGCCGCGCGCGATGACGTAATGCTTGAAGGTTTTAGCCTGTTCCGCGACTGGTTGGTTATCGAAGAGCGTCAGGATGGGCTGACCCATTTGCGCCAGATCCACTGGAAGACCAGTGAAGAGAAATCGCTGACATTTGACGATCCAACTTATGTCACCTGGCTCTCATTCAATCCGGATCCTAATACTTCATTGTTGCGTTACGGCTATTCCTCAATGACCACGGCCAGCTCATTGTTTGAGTTAGATCTCGACAGCGGCGAGCGCACGCTATTGAAGCAGCAGGAAGTGAAAGACTTTGACTCGGCTAATTACCGCAGCGAACGCGTGTGGGTCACTGCCCGCGACGGTGTGAAAGTGCCCGTATCGCTGGTTTATCGCCATGAGCTGTTTAAACCTGGGCATAATCCTCTGTTGATCTACGCCTATGGATCTTACGGCAGCAGCATGGATCCGGGCTTCAGTGGAAGCCGTCTTAGCCTGCTGGATCGTGGCTTTGTCTTTGCTTTGGCGCACATTCGCGGCGGTGCTGATTTGGGTCAACAGTGGTATGACGATGGCAAGTTGTTTAACAAAATGAACACATTCCACGACTTTATCGACGTGACGGAAGAATTGGTCAAACAGCAGTTTGGCGCGAAAGATAAAGTGTATGCGATGGGCGGCAGTGCAGGTGGGTTGCTGATGGGCGCTATTATCAATCAGGCACCCACGCTTTATCACGGCATTGTGGCACAGGTGCCGTTTGTTGACGTGGTCACCACCATGCTTGACGAGTCTATTCCTCTGACTACTGGCGAATATGATGAATGGGGCAATCCAAATGACAAAGCCTATTACGACTATATCTTGCAATACAGTCCGTACGATCAGGTTAAGGCGCAGGATTATCCGCACATGCTGGTGACAACCGGTTTACATGACTCTCAGGTGCAGTATTGGGAGCCTGCTAAATGGGTTGCCAAACTGCGTGACCTAAAAACGGATAATCACCAGCTGTTGATGTACACCGACATGGACTCCGGTCACGGTGGTAAGTCGGGACGTTTTAAAGCGTATGAAGATATTGCGATGGAGTACGCGTTTGTGATTGCGCTTAATCAGCAGTAA
- the exoX gene encoding exodeoxyribonuclease X, whose protein sequence is MTFRVIDTETCGFNGGVVEIASVDVVNGAITRPMSDLVCPDREISPQAMAIHHITEEMVEDKPRIAVAVRRYQDHPFYVAHNAAFDRAMLPEMNGQWICTVKLARELFPNQPSYSLQNLRSSLALEAYPPEHLHPHRALYDCYVTAALLQRILNESGWEAEQMVAITERPTLLRTLKFGKYRGQKIAEIAQQDPGYLRWMLKSIADLSADMKYSLNYFLQK, encoded by the coding sequence ATGACTTTCAGGGTGATTGATACAGAAACCTGCGGGTTCAACGGCGGCGTGGTGGAGATTGCCTCGGTCGACGTGGTTAACGGAGCCATCACTCGGCCAATGAGTGATTTGGTCTGCCCAGACCGTGAAATCAGTCCTCAGGCCATGGCAATTCACCATATTACTGAAGAGATGGTTGAGGATAAGCCTCGGATTGCCGTTGCGGTGAGAAGGTATCAGGATCATCCATTTTATGTCGCGCACAATGCGGCTTTCGACCGCGCCATGCTGCCTGAAATGAACGGTCAATGGATCTGCACTGTCAAGCTGGCGCGCGAGTTATTCCCAAACCAGCCTAGCTATAGTCTGCAAAACTTGCGCAGCAGTCTTGCGTTAGAGGCTTACCCGCCTGAACATTTACATCCCCATCGTGCATTATACGACTGCTATGTCACCGCGGCACTGCTTCAGCGCATTCTCAACGAATCGGGTTGGGAGGCAGAGCAGATGGTTGCTATCACCGAGCGCCCTACTCTGCTGCGCACGCTGAAGTTCGGGAAATACCGAGGGCAGAAGATTGCTGAAATCGCACAGCAAGACCCGGGATATTTGCGTTGGATGTTAAAGTCTATCGCCGATCTGAGTGCCGACATGAAGTACAGCCTGAATTACTTCCTGCAGAAGTAG
- a CDS encoding carbon-nitrogen hydrolase family protein, translating to MSHFIIAAAQITCLAGNIDVNLKHHAHVVALAAKQQVKLLIFPELSLTGYEPELARKLGITLQDPRLETLRNQAKTHDMTIVIGAPLCCSDGDALFIGAIVFSPDGTLYSYTKQHLHGAEEAFFTAGQGGPLLPLGNKTLGLAICADIGVPSHPQFAADNGADIYGAGVLISKPSYDKESAMMRCYAEKHAMTVIMANHCAPTGGWIPAGKSAIWSELGHEIVVAPANQDALAIATLTPQGWKGHVELVSYQGI from the coding sequence ATGAGTCACTTTATTATTGCTGCGGCGCAAATCACCTGCCTGGCCGGTAATATCGACGTAAACCTTAAACACCATGCCCACGTTGTGGCCCTTGCTGCCAAGCAGCAGGTAAAACTGCTCATTTTTCCAGAGCTTTCGCTGACCGGTTATGAGCCAGAGCTTGCTCGTAAGCTTGGCATCACGCTTCAGGACCCACGTCTCGAAACGCTGAGAAATCAGGCAAAAACTCATGATATGACGATTGTTATTGGTGCCCCTCTGTGCTGCTCGGACGGTGATGCTCTGTTTATTGGCGCGATCGTTTTCTCGCCAGACGGCACTCTCTACTCTTATACCAAACAACATTTACACGGTGCAGAAGAGGCATTTTTCACTGCAGGTCAAGGTGGACCTCTATTACCCCTGGGCAACAAAACGTTGGGCCTGGCTATCTGCGCGGACATCGGTGTACCTTCTCACCCACAATTTGCTGCTGATAATGGCGCCGATATTTATGGTGCAGGGGTATTAATTTCAAAGCCAAGCTACGACAAAGAGAGCGCAATGATGCGCTGCTACGCCGAGAAACACGCAATGACCGTGATCATGGCAAACCACTGCGCCCCCACCGGCGGCTGGATCCCGGCAGGAAAAAGCGCGATATGGTCTGAGCTAGGGCATGAAATTGTGGTTGCACCCGCCAATCAGGACGCACTGGCTATTGCCACACTGACGCCACAGGGATGGAAGGGGCACGTTGAACTGGTAAGCTATCAGGGAATTTAA
- the pip gene encoding prolyl aminopeptidase, translating to MRKLKGLYLPREAYASGLLDTGDGHQIYWERSGNPKGKPAVFLHGGPGGGCSAVHRQLFDPNDYDVMLFDQRGCGRSLPHASLENNTTWHLVEDIERLREMAGVDKWLVFGGSWGSTLALAYAQKHPDRVSELVMRGIFTIRKEELLWYYQDGASRFFPDKWQNVLSILSEEERKDVIASYRARLTSSNRQVQLEAAKIWSLWEGETVTLLPTEDSASFGEDEFALAFARIENHYFTHLGFMDTDDQLLHDVDKIRHIPAVIVHGRYDMACQVQNAWDLAKAWPEAELHIIEGAGHSFNEPGILDQLIRANQKFARN from the coding sequence ATGCGTAAATTAAAAGGGTTGTATTTACCTCGGGAAGCATACGCCAGTGGATTGCTGGATACGGGCGATGGGCATCAAATTTATTGGGAAAGAAGCGGTAACCCTAAGGGTAAACCCGCGGTATTTTTACACGGCGGGCCAGGCGGCGGTTGCTCGGCTGTGCATCGTCAACTGTTTGATCCGAACGACTATGACGTCATGCTGTTCGACCAGCGTGGCTGTGGCCGCTCCTTACCGCACGCCAGTCTTGAAAACAACACCACCTGGCATCTTGTTGAGGACATCGAGCGCTTGCGTGAGATGGCTGGGGTTGATAAATGGTTGGTATTTGGTGGCTCTTGGGGCTCCACGCTAGCCTTGGCGTATGCGCAGAAACATCCCGATCGCGTCAGCGAATTGGTAATGCGCGGTATTTTTACTATCCGCAAAGAGGAACTGTTGTGGTATTACCAAGACGGGGCGTCGCGCTTCTTCCCTGACAAATGGCAAAACGTTCTTTCAATTTTATCTGAGGAAGAGCGTAAAGATGTTATTGCCTCCTACCGCGCGCGATTGACTAGCTCAAATCGCCAGGTGCAGCTTGAAGCGGCAAAAATCTGGAGCCTGTGGGAAGGGGAGACGGTGACGCTGCTGCCCACCGAAGACTCGGCGTCTTTTGGAGAAGACGAGTTTGCGCTGGCATTCGCACGCATTGAAAACCACTACTTTACCCATTTGGGCTTTATGGATACCGACGATCAACTGCTGCATGACGTCGACAAGATTCGTCACATTCCTGCAGTCATTGTTCACGGCCGCTATGACATGGCGTGTCAGGTGCAGAATGCGTGGGATTTGGCAAAAGCCTGGCCCGAAGCTGAGCTGCACATCATCGAAGGTGCGGGCCACTCATTTAATGAGCCCGGTATACTCGACCAACTGATCCGTGCTAATCAGAAGTTTGCCCGTAACTGA
- a CDS encoding DNA polymerase III subunit theta encodes MNRNLAEISKDEMDKINVDLAASAVAFKERYNMPVVSEIVEREQQAHLRDYFRERVAFYRAESHKYSRLPYEPKQK; translated from the coding sequence ATGAACCGTAATCTGGCGGAAATTAGCAAAGACGAGATGGATAAAATCAACGTAGACCTGGCTGCCTCTGCCGTTGCGTTCAAGGAACGTTACAATATGCCCGTCGTCTCGGAGATTGTAGAACGTGAGCAGCAAGCGCATTTACGCGACTATTTTCGTGAACGCGTGGCTTTTTACCGTGCAGAGTCACATAAATATTCCCGCCTGCCTTACGAGCCCAAACAAAAATAG
- the ftnA gene encoding non-heme ferritin has translation MIKQLNEQLNLEFYSANLYLQMSAWCSDKGFEGAAAFLMEHSREEMDHMHRLFKYVSDTGALPLLGTIEAPRADFESLSDVFHLAYKHEQLITEEINKLADLAMTTKDYSTFNFLQWYVAEQHEEETLFKSVLDKLGLVSNTGNGLFFVDKDLKNMVGQSPAA, from the coding sequence ATGATCAAGCAGCTCAACGAACAACTGAATCTTGAATTCTACTCGGCTAATTTATATTTGCAGATGAGTGCCTGGTGCAGTGATAAAGGTTTTGAAGGTGCGGCTGCATTTTTGATGGAGCACTCTCGCGAAGAGATGGACCACATGCATCGCCTGTTCAAATATGTCAGCGACACCGGCGCACTGCCGCTGTTGGGCACTATCGAAGCGCCGCGCGCCGATTTTGAATCACTGTCTGACGTTTTCCATCTTGCTTACAAGCATGAGCAGCTGATCACCGAAGAGATCAACAAACTTGCCGACCTGGCAATGACCACCAAAGATTACTCTACCTTCAACTTCCTGCAGTGGTATGTCGCAGAGCAGCATGAAGAAGAGACTCTGTTCAAATCTGTGCTCGATAAACTCGGCTTGGTTAGCAACACCGGCAATGGCCTGTTCTTTGTCGATAAAGATCTGAAGAACATGGTCGGTCAATCGCCTGCAGCCTGA
- the copC gene encoding copper homeostasis periplasmic binding protein CopC, with translation MSIKKLMRMRTLGTACVLAAGLISQQAFAHAHLKSETPAADSQVSVAPGELTLGFSEGVEPNFSKVEVSGPDNKAVKTGEFKLATNDNTQVLISLPVPLTSGKYVVSWHVVSVDGHKTQGKYTFTVK, from the coding sequence GTGTCTATTAAAAAACTGATGCGTATGCGTACTCTCGGTACTGCCTGTGTTTTAGCTGCAGGTTTGATTTCACAACAGGCTTTTGCCCACGCCCATCTCAAAAGCGAGACTCCGGCGGCAGACAGCCAGGTCAGCGTTGCGCCAGGCGAACTGACATTAGGTTTCAGCGAAGGTGTCGAGCCAAACTTCAGCAAGGTTGAGGTTAGTGGTCCAGATAATAAAGCCGTTAAAACCGGTGAGTTTAAGCTCGCCACCAACGACAATACTCAGGTTTTAATCTCCCTGCCTGTGCCGCTCACCAGTGGGAAATATGTCGTTTCATGGCACGTTGTTTCCGTTGATGGACATAAAACCCAAGGTAAATACACCTTTACAGTGAAATAA
- the copD gene encoding copper homeostasis membrane protein CopD: MSLASLFVLCRFVHFVSVMQLFGACVFTRLLSPEGFSAVLARKNQTLILTSAFVSAFTSFLMLAVQAGVMGNGWTDTINLNVWMLVLTTTFGDVWRWHMLMSVCALLLLLIDRLPGRYLLVLLLSAGMLIGQALIGHAAMREGACGFLQRANHALHLLSAAYWFGSLVPLLTCMALTHQSAYRPAAIVTLLRFSTWGHIAVAVVILTGVINGGLILQRWPTNMHSPYELLLVCKTLLVAVMVVAAVYNRYRLVPQLAHHSPLAQQRTIAVCWLELGLALLVIALVSLFATLSPN, encoded by the coding sequence ATGAGTTTGGCGTCGCTTTTTGTTCTATGCCGATTTGTGCACTTTGTTTCAGTTATGCAGCTGTTTGGTGCCTGCGTTTTTACCCGACTTTTATCGCCGGAAGGATTTTCGGCGGTTTTAGCGCGTAAAAACCAGACGCTAATTTTAACTTCAGCCTTCGTCTCGGCGTTTACCTCATTCCTGATGCTGGCAGTTCAGGCGGGAGTGATGGGCAACGGGTGGACAGACACCATCAACCTTAATGTTTGGATGTTAGTACTGACTACCACTTTTGGTGATGTTTGGCGCTGGCATATGTTGATGTCAGTTTGCGCACTGTTACTGCTTCTCATCGACAGATTACCTGGGCGATATCTGCTAGTGCTGCTGCTTAGTGCGGGAATGCTGATAGGGCAGGCGTTGATTGGACATGCAGCCATGCGTGAAGGGGCGTGCGGATTTTTGCAACGCGCCAACCATGCGTTGCATCTGCTCAGCGCGGCATACTGGTTCGGCAGTCTGGTTCCTTTGTTGACCTGCATGGCATTGACTCATCAATCCGCTTATCGACCGGCAGCAATTGTGACACTGCTGCGCTTTTCGACCTGGGGTCATATTGCCGTAGCCGTAGTGATATTGACCGGTGTAATTAATGGCGGACTGATTCTGCAACGTTGGCCCACCAATATGCATTCACCGTATGAATTACTGTTGGTGTGTAAAACCTTGCTAGTGGCAGTCATGGTCGTTGCGGCGGTCTATAACCGTTACCGGCTTGTACCGCAGCTTGCGCATCACTCGCCCCTTGCGCAGCAACGGACAATAGCCGTTTGCTGGTTAGAGCTGGGTTTAGCCCTTTTGGTCATTGCTTTGGTAAGCCTTTTTGCTACCCTGTCTCCCAATTAA
- a CDS encoding YebY family protein: MKKTLLGCLLFTLSASCFAAPQVVTVSRLEYGKTWAFTREEVMLQCRPGKALFVINDSTLAQYPLNDVATQRVKEGKVSAQPLSIIQLDDPKNPGHKMSLTPFIERAVTLC, from the coding sequence ATGAAGAAAACACTGCTGGGGTGCCTGTTGTTCACCCTCTCTGCCAGCTGTTTTGCAGCCCCGCAAGTTGTTACCGTAAGCCGCCTGGAATATGGAAAAACATGGGCCTTTACCCGTGAAGAAGTCATGCTGCAGTGTCGACCTGGTAAAGCCCTGTTCGTGATTAATGACAGCACGTTGGCTCAGTATCCTCTCAACGACGTTGCGACGCAGCGGGTCAAAGAGGGTAAGGTCAGTGCTCAGCCGTTGAGTATTATTCAGTTAGATGACCCTAAAAATCCCGGGCATAAAATGAGCCTGACTCCGTTCATCGAACGCGCCGTTACGCTCTGCTAG
- a CDS encoding YoaK family protein encodes MLISIEEARNNSADSRLACTLAAVAGALNTAAFEAVGFFSANMTGNVSSLSDHLAKASFGPGMFFLSIVGIFIAGAAFSTTLINAGRRKNIRSIYALNILIEGAALVLLGIVETWSTLVSPGVVLILSLSFLMGLQNAVVTRISNARVRTTHVSGTSTDIGIELAMLFDVVRRKESPKDAPLYLERLRLHFFTLMAFLVGGVGGIWLFRLIGYRFLILIGCLLIYLALNATLRKHPT; translated from the coding sequence ATGCTCATCAGCATTGAGGAGGCCCGTAATAATAGCGCCGACAGTCGCTTGGCCTGTACTCTCGCTGCGGTTGCTGGAGCTTTAAATACGGCGGCATTTGAGGCCGTAGGTTTTTTCTCTGCCAATATGACAGGGAACGTCTCTTCACTATCCGATCATCTCGCCAAAGCAAGCTTTGGTCCCGGCATGTTTTTTCTGTCAATCGTCGGTATTTTTATTGCCGGAGCGGCTTTCTCCACAACTCTCATCAATGCGGGCCGTAGGAAGAACATTCGTTCCATCTATGCGCTTAATATCCTGATTGAAGGCGCCGCACTCGTTCTGTTGGGCATTGTTGAGACTTGGTCAACGCTGGTTTCACCTGGTGTCGTATTGATCCTGAGCCTTAGTTTTTTAATGGGGCTACAGAATGCGGTCGTTACACGAATATCGAATGCGCGTGTAAGAACAACCCATGTCTCTGGGACGTCCACCGACATTGGCATTGAATTAGCCATGCTTTTCGATGTAGTGAGAAGGAAGGAATCACCCAAAGATGCGCCACTTTACCTTGAGCGTCTCAGGCTCCATTTTTTTACCCTAATGGCATTTCTCGTTGGCGGAGTGGGAGGGATATGGCTCTTTCGCTTAATAGGCTATCGTTTTTTAATTTTAATTGGATGCCTGCTAATTTATTTAGCCTTGAACGCCACACTGCGAAAGCATCCTACGTAA